The window CTCTTAATTCTAACCTATGAGTTCCTTCTACCTCTTGCTAAACCACCAAATCCCCACATCATTGCCCTAGCCAAACCAGCTGAAATTAAACCAGTTACAAACATTACCACCCAAAAGAGAACCCAGGAGCCTGTTGGAAGTGTGGACATCATCACTAAAAAGACCCCTTTCCAAGCTTTATATGGGGAGAGTCCACAGTTGCCAGTCTTACCAATCATAGACTCTACTGTAGCTGCAGTGGAAGATGTTCTCAGGCCAGACAAGAGATGAATCTGGCCCTCAAAGATTGCCTCATTCAAGCTCAGAGCCGCATGAAGCAGTTTACAGATAGGCATAGGTCTGACATGGAATTTCAGGTGGGTGATTGGGTGTTCCTTAAGCTTCGACACTATAGTCAATCTACCATTGCAGTCCggagttctcaaaatctcacagCCAAATATTATAAACCCTTACAAGTGTTGGCCACAGTTGGGAAGGTATATAAGCTTCAGCTTCCTCCTAATTGCAGGGCCATCCATTTTTCCATCTCCCCTTGGATAAGAAGAAACCAGACCCTTGGAGGATGGACTGGTGGTAATTCAGCCATCCAAGGTGATTAACTCCAGGAATGCTATAGTGGATGGGAAGATTGTGCCCCCAGCTTCTTCTGATTCtttggttcggcctctctaccCTTTATGCTATGTGGGAAGACTATGATATGTTAGCAGCTCAGTTTCCGGAGTTCATTGATAGgagtattttacccctatcttttagcgtgatttacgggttaattttagaagaaataaataagtttaattacaaaaatagagtgttttaataaaataatgaaataaaaataaatttcgtgcTTTCAGtaaattttccttgtttttgattaatttaggaaataaaaacgtcaagctaactcggccctcgagatttgtatttcaggtacgagcaaggagtgaaaaatccactcaatacgcgaGACGCCTcattccttacgcggggcgtgaaacatggagtcagaaataattgccctatccacaagCATCATGTggaatctagtcagcatacgcgaggcgtatgccaacctacgcgaggcgtatgacacatgtcagaaatgattagcctaatcctgaaagtcagactgcatggtctccctgagtcaactatccctacgcggggcgtactaccttacacgcggggcgtgtgagggaattcttcaacataaaagttcagagactcatttatgCGGGacgtgcctcaagctacgcacggcgtaaaaggaccaaatcaagcgataaaaagtcagagtctcaaacacgcgaggcgcatcccagtctacgcggggcgtgtttgagacaacaagatctggaattggtccacatgcaggagatttctgacggaatgggcacacacgcagggcgtataccaccatacgcggggcgtattatggaatttctgcacaaaattatgttcctccatgcttgcaccttgtggaattacaatcttacccccagcttgatgtataaataagagtgactagcactcatttagatacCACTGGACCTTAGACCATACACATTAGACACCTCACATCTTGCAAttcttagttttagattttgtttttaggctttatatagccaaactcttccatcttgagagcttgttcgttgattccggcattccatcaaagttccgctccatttccgtgcaccaagctcgaaagctccaccatccaagtcctaagagacggctttgagtccggttagctagttccgagggtggattcttcccttttcacttgctaattagcttgaactcatcctatgtactaggcttggttgtaattcatatttacattctccatatttataatttatgatccataatcttcttttctttatatgtgttgatgtttgttatttgttttgatattcataattgattattgtgtaggagaacgcgatttccgacgccattcgggctatctttagggattcatataggtgttgccttatcgGAAGTGAcgaaccggaaaccgtaggaattgacaagccacggaacttacgggccctaatttctggtcccaagcattagacacgccttgactaggaaccacatagtctaagtacttcacgggtcggttacactacacgtagtcgtctttgcaagagcaaaccatcaaccgtataaacattagaagtcgttatttgtcatggttataacttatcacatccacatcacttcatagagttttgttatataaattcgtctcacccgtagttaggagtagtttgtagttggttcccacatcaaccccaaagtattcaccgcttaaataacgtataaaaccgagtcgtttaatacttgcagttataaatcccgtggattcgatacccggtcttaaccggattattacttgatacgacggggtacacttgcccctaagtagtgacgtctagtaaagatagagcatttacaaagatcacatccatagtcgtaacgcacttatcataatatacattttgtcgtagaaaacactacgCTAGACGAAACTAGCTACCAAGTTTTTggtgccgttgccggggatttataacatcttgcaatattagacaaaaacgttttattgttagtttaagcattctttttgtataaactgtttatatatactttcaCTAACATCATTCTTTATTGtcgatattatattttatttcattctttttatgcacacccgatctcgaaGTTGctctctcgttcctattgatcttgagattgaacgtactctttgtaggattcgtagagagaaaatggcaaaccccaacgccgaggtcaaccaacccgaaggaaaccaaaggccgcatgtgaacaacatccgcgggggcaacgacacacgttcgatgatggagatccttgctccgcatcgtCCCCAAAACCGTAACGGAATTGTCGCCCCCACGATACCGGCCAACACGTACGAGATAAAGACCGGCATGATCCAGCTGATACAACAATGCgatcaattcggaggggaactccatgagaaccccaacgaacatctcgataaattcCTTATGTGTGCCAACACcgctcggcaaaatggtgttcccatTGAGGCTGtaagactaaagttgtttcctttttctttaacaGGGCAGACGTTGGAGTGGCTtcactcgttggaggcgggatctatcacgtcatgggaagagctcgagaaggagttcctttcctactatttcccACCGTCCAAAACGGTCAAGTTACGGACTGATATCACGTCTTTTAGGCAactggaatgcgaggcccttcatgcagTTTGAGCTAGGTTCCGGAaattgctccgaaactgcccccaccatgacatcccaaagcacgacttggtaagcacctTTTACCATGGTTTAACCCCACTAatcgtgcgactgttgattccactgcaggtggggatctatttcggaagtcagcaaGTGatgcctacgagctcattcacgagCTCGCGAGAAAAAGCGTAcagtggcaagaggatcggTTTGCCGGACCGTCGCGACATCAAATgttcgctgtggagaaagaggctccgaaaagttccATAGCAGAGATGAATAAGAAACTTGACTCGTTAATTGCCCAGCTAagcctcaacaaaagtgcacaggtcctgatgtgcaatcactgtggtggagatcaCGACGGACTcaattgccaagccggtagccctttcgccggcgacatcgagagtgtaagttatgtaggaggtaatccaaggtataatcctaatccgaactcctatcaccaccacaataataataacagcggttGGCGGCCTcagtaccaacacccgaacttgtcatatggcaataataataacgtgttgaggcccccatccggctttgagcaagaatatcgggaaaacgggctcgggcaatcacaagccatgcccggtaatcggaacacTCCACCTCCCGACAATGTACATGGccaatcggtcacgtctttgttgaaggatatattaacccgtctttccgataacgaggtgttttgcagggatcttagccgccaagtAGCCCATCTGAACCGTCAgcaacaagaaaggccactaaGAACCCTCCCGGCGAACACCGAACAAAATCCGCAGGGCAAAAATCGGGAATCCAGACAGGTGACAACGCTCATGAATAGTGGaggttcggacccgtcaagttccaacTCGGACAACTTACATTGAGCCGCCgcacgagaaagtcgagctacttcgactctaaacgtagcattggtttgaatttctcgaacctcttatttatatgtatcataaacttgtttttatttaattaccCTTTTTATGCAGATTTAGTTTTCCCCTTTgagtttttgttatttttaaacttgaaatttttatttttacttttattttcattttattttcgtttttatttttagttttatctggatttttatttttatctttatttttatttttatttttcataaattaaaagaaaatcaaatcccaTTGATAATCCAAAAATTCTTAAACACGCGGGACGTGCAAcccagtacgccccgcgtagttgcgTTTCTGACCCGTTTCTCTAAATAAAAGACacgttacgcggggcgcccctcttaccacgccccgcgtacgctTTAGCATTTAATAAACGCCACGTGGGaggacacgcgggacgtgccccagggcacgcctcgcgtatcctcggggagttgtgaattacccccatggcagctttttccccaacttcccatcactcctcttccccATGTACCtttcccacttccacactccacctcctcttccatccaatcaacctccatcctttcaaattcaaatcttCAAACTTCCCTCCACAATAAATTTTGCATTAACTACCCccttaattacaatttaaaaacacacaaatattaaaaagagttaataaaaaaacataaaaatcataaaatcaattaaaaactcattaaaaactcataaaccataaaattaaaaataaaaaaaaaactgctaaaaaaaaaccaaaaaaatcctttgacttcctcctcttacgcggggcgtatccccatgtacgccccgcgtcctcgcCCCTTTTTCCATCAAAAAGGGAGCAGGAGGCATGATACGCGAGACGTGCttcccttcacgccccgcgtacgatGCCATTTTCGCGTTAATAAAGGtcagggggagggatacgcgtggcgtggcccctttgATAAGCGGTTTTCCTAATATCAATTGTAAAAGTGCAATAATTGCCactcaaattaaaaataaagcCAAATTGGAACTTACAGGAATTCCCACAGCCCATGATTTAACAGCAGCAGTAACTGCCTTGGAAACACCATTTGAACCAAGACCATCCTCAGCATAACCCCCAAGGAAGTAAGCACCCAAAAACCACCCTGTTTATTTTTAAGCTACATTCAATTTCATTTAAATTTAAGCTTAAATTTAAAGCACTAAAAAGGTTAAAACAAATAGAAACAGTAATATACCAGCAACAAAGGGGTCAGCAGTGTGCAGCGTCTCCAAGTCAAAAACAGAATAGCCATGGCTAAATCTCCCAATTGCAGAGAACAAAAGCAAAGCCAATACATCTCCTCCAGCAAACAAAGCTACGCGACTACATGAGGAGAAGGAATATAAGAATCGAAGTAATTGACAATTACAATGCCATTAAGAAAAGGAAATTACCCCCATTTGTCGAGACGTGAAGAGGCGGGCTTCTCAAATTGGATGACACCTTCCAAAGGAACATTCTCTTGACCCACAAAAACGGTATCGTCGGTGCGGAAAGGAGAAGGAGGGGCAGAATTGTTGTTAGAAAGAGGTTGCTTGATTGCAGAGGCAGAATCCGCACCTCCATCGGAAGACTTGGCGAGAGTGAGATAAAGAGGCTGGTTTCTGGAAATGAATTTGGAAGGGATGGCATTAGAGAAGAGAGGAGGTTTTTTGTTGGTGAAATTGAGAGGGGAGATACATGTGCATTTTCTGGCTGAAAGAGCACCTCCAGGTCCTTGGCTTACAAGAAGCATATTTCCTTTCATTTTCCTCTCCAATCCACAAAAACCACCCAATAATTTTGCCCGTTCAACTTAAAACATGTGGGCTTTCTTCGCTTGTCATTTCTTACCATGTTTGCATGGATGGAGGTTCCTTGAATTTGTGACCTGGTCTTCTTTCTGCCTCTGTTCATGATGGAGGCCTTTTTCTTTATGCGTTTATTTGTTCTTtccaaatacatgaatatcatacgaacttaattcttaatatctcattattttttatatattatgattttacattaaaatttaaaaattctaaactccaattcataaatcataaacgctagaaaatatattctaaacttcttatttataatttccaatccttaaaatacattaaaagtactaattttattagtttgacataatccaaaattatttcacataattgtaaatagtttttgaaagataaatttctgtgtaattttccctctTCATATAGTCAATAACAATTCCAATATTCGATTGTTTAACTATTTTTCCGTTTTAAAAAAACACTTTATACGTATATTAGTACATAGAGAAATTAATTAACCTtttatttcatttcaatttttaaccattaacgaatatacaaaaaaaaaatcatgaacataTTAAGTTATTACAAAAtagtgatttaaaaaaaaaaaattaatgatgaAGTATATGTAACAAATCCACCAAGCAGAAGCTAGGCCCAATCATAATAGTAAAGGTCTAGTCTTTTTCCAACTCACACTCAAGagcctctatatatatatatatatatatatatatatatatatatatagagagagagagcaacCCGTTTAGGAAGGGGTAtgatctctaactctctctataaatattttattcatctTTTATTTGTCTAACTTGTATGTTAGAGTGTTCTCAGGACCGATCCCAGCACATAGGAGTCCAGAATCGGAATGCAGTCCAGGAAGTCTCACATCTTCATTACTTGGTGCAGTGAACGTGGAAAGCAATGGACCTTCATATCCTTTTATTCAAAAAAGCATGACCGACCACCAAACAACTCTTACTCCTGTCAAGGAGATGTTTGTCGACCCGTTGCGGCATAACCGCATTGAGCCCTATCAAGATGCCGCAAAATAGGCCGTTTCTTACGGAAGTCGAATCCGACGAAGAAGCAACGAGCACCTCCGCTCAATTAATCGATATTATCATAAGTTTCCAAACAACTCAAGCGGTGCAGATCGCCGCGCAAATGAAGATTATTGAGCAGCTCCAAGCTTTGCATGAGGAGAATGCTAAAATATAGGAGTTCCTCAAAACCCAAGAGCCCTTGCAAAGTCAGGCCTCAATCTCAACTCCCCTTGTATTGATGGATGCAACCATAATACTCCCTGCGCAGACCGCGCGCATGGCACAACACTATGTTGGATGTGTCTATTAATGTCAGTCACCCCGACAGCGATAAACCTGCTCCGTAGGAAGTTAAAGACATGTTAGAATAAAAAATCCAAGGGTTCCTCGATGAGTGAGCTTTAGATAGAGTAATGGGAGGAAACATAACGTCAAGCAAAACTGCTTTGGTGCACCGTATCATCAACACCCACTTTCTGAAGGACTCGAAAACTCTCATGCTCACTTTCTACTCCAGCACTAAAGACCCAAACGACCACGTGGCTTCGTTCATGAGTACTATCATCTTTTATTCCAAAGACGAAGACATAAGATGCAAAGTCTTTCCCACCATTCTGTCTGCAAGCCC of the Euphorbia lathyris chromosome 7, ddEupLath1.1, whole genome shotgun sequence genome contains:
- the LOC136235617 gene encoding uncharacterized protein codes for the protein MKGNMLLVSQGPGGALSARKCTCISPLNFTNKKPPLFSNAIPSKFISRNQPLYLTLAKSSDGGADSASAIKQPLSNNNSAPPSPFRTDDTVFVGQENVPLEGVIQFEKPASSRLDKWGRVALFAGGDVLALLLFSAIGRFSHGYSVFDLETLHTADPFVAGWFLGAYFLGGYAEDGLGSNGVSKAVTAAVKSWAVGIPLGIVIRAVTSGHIPAYTFMVVTMGSTAVLLTGWRTLLSSILPNNESKKNDVYRRGSPFELLELLTSLVRRW